In Saccharothrix violaceirubra, the following are encoded in one genomic region:
- a CDS encoding DUF6292 family protein, translating into MERELDFDDAIVRGLRGYVRLVASALGVSGECFCIEDEHPASAYLALDGESALLWNEHTGWSAVREPVEGQVVEHARLDGELLPSPEAVAAWLSSLPANPMRVAAPVRTPAGLSPADLYAYAYAGHLVPEPRRPSD; encoded by the coding sequence GTGGAACGGGAACTGGATTTCGACGACGCCATCGTCCGCGGTCTGCGCGGGTACGTGCGGTTGGTCGCCTCGGCGCTGGGGGTGAGCGGCGAGTGCTTCTGCATCGAGGACGAGCACCCGGCGTCCGCCTACCTGGCGTTGGACGGCGAGTCGGCGTTGCTGTGGAACGAGCACACCGGGTGGTCCGCGGTGCGGGAGCCGGTGGAGGGTCAGGTCGTGGAGCACGCCCGGTTGGACGGGGAGCTGCTGCCGTCGCCGGAGGCGGTGGCCGCGTGGTTGTCGTCGTTGCCCGCGAACCCCATGCGGGTGGCCGCGCCGGTCCGCACGCCCGCGGGACTCTCCCCTGCCGACCTCTACGCCTACGCGTACGCCGGGCACCTTGTGCCCGAACCTCGCCGTCCTTCGGACTGA
- a CDS encoding TetR/AcrR family transcriptional regulator → MSSQDVTRTKPLRADARRNRSKVLQTAREAFAIEGAAVSIDEIARRAGVGAGTVHRHFPTKESLLETVLEERIAEIVDEARVLVDEPDPAEAFFGVLRLLLRHGTRDRALSDALAARGDNCQAATFVVTGARRDLQIVLTGLLHRAQAAGSVRADLSLMELHALLSGLHLSMRTADEALVGRLLEIVTDGLRGRRAGAGQDRDPARIGTPPG, encoded by the coding sequence ATGTCATCCCAGGACGTCACCCGGACCAAGCCACTGCGCGCCGATGCCCGGCGCAACCGGTCCAAGGTGCTCCAGACAGCGCGGGAGGCATTCGCGATAGAGGGCGCGGCGGTGTCGATCGACGAGATCGCCCGGCGGGCGGGCGTCGGCGCGGGCACGGTCCACCGGCACTTCCCCACCAAGGAATCGCTGCTGGAGACCGTGCTGGAGGAACGGATCGCGGAGATCGTGGACGAGGCGCGCGTGCTCGTCGACGAACCCGACCCGGCCGAGGCGTTCTTCGGGGTGCTGCGGCTGTTGTTGCGCCACGGCACGCGAGACCGTGCCTTGTCGGACGCGTTGGCCGCGCGTGGCGACAACTGCCAGGCGGCCACGTTCGTGGTCACCGGCGCACGGCGTGACCTCCAGATCGTGCTCACCGGCCTGCTGCACCGGGCACAGGCGGCGGGCAGCGTGCGCGCGGACCTGTCGCTGATGGAGTTGCACGCGCTGCTGTCCGGCCTGCACCTGTCGATGCGCACCGCCGACGAGGCGCTGGTGGGCCGGTTGCTGGAGATCGTCACCGACGGTCTGCGCGGTCGGCGTGCCGGCGCCGGTCAAGATCGCGATCCGGCCCGGATCGGCACCCCGCCCGGCTAG
- a CDS encoding LLM class flavin-dependent oxidoreductase — protein MQLGVYSFADRSPDALTGEQLSVADELANTVERIKVADQVGLGFYGLGEHHLENFASSNPATVLAAAASVTEHITLSSAVTVLSTEDPVRVYQQFTTLDQLSRGRAELLAGRGSFTESFPLFGARLEDYDELFEEKLALLLRLDREHPITWSGKFRSPLENAEVYPRPYRDRLRITIGTGGNPESSIRAGLLGLPVVYAVIGGEPERFAQLAQLYRRAGEAAGHRPEDLHVTMSAIGLIAPKSQDAKDIYYPYWLQTMKYGARARGWRVPSRADYDAWTHDANSIFAGSPAEIAERLAAVGELVGADRYAMHMDWSGVPHRHVVTAIELLGTEVLPLVGKS, from the coding sequence ATGCAGCTGGGCGTCTACAGCTTCGCCGACCGCAGCCCCGACGCGCTGACCGGCGAACAGCTCTCCGTCGCCGACGAACTGGCGAACACCGTCGAGCGCATCAAGGTCGCCGACCAGGTCGGCCTCGGCTTCTACGGCCTGGGCGAGCACCACCTGGAGAACTTCGCCAGCTCCAACCCGGCCACCGTCCTGGCCGCCGCCGCGAGCGTCACCGAGCACATCACGCTCAGCAGCGCGGTCACCGTCCTGAGCACCGAGGACCCGGTCCGCGTCTACCAGCAGTTCACGACGCTGGACCAGCTCAGCCGGGGCCGGGCCGAGCTGCTGGCCGGGCGGGGCTCGTTCACCGAGTCGTTCCCGCTGTTCGGCGCGCGGCTGGAGGACTACGACGAGCTGTTCGAGGAGAAGCTCGCCCTGCTGCTGCGCCTGGACCGCGAACACCCGATCACCTGGTCGGGCAAGTTCCGCTCGCCGCTGGAGAACGCCGAGGTCTACCCGCGCCCGTACCGGGACCGCCTGCGCATCACCATCGGCACCGGCGGCAACCCCGAGTCGTCGATCCGCGCGGGCCTGCTCGGCCTGCCCGTCGTCTACGCGGTGATCGGCGGCGAACCCGAGCGGTTCGCACAGTTGGCACAGCTCTACCGCCGGGCCGGGGAAGCCGCCGGCCACCGGCCCGAGGACCTGCACGTCACGATGAGCGCGATCGGCCTGATCGCCCCGAAGTCGCAGGACGCGAAGGACATCTACTACCCGTACTGGTTGCAGACCATGAAGTACGGCGCGCGGGCCAGGGGCTGGCGCGTGCCGTCACGCGCGGACTACGACGCGTGGACCCACGACGCGAACTCGATCTTCGCGGGCAGTCCGGCCGAGATCGCCGAACGCCTGGCCGCCGTGGGCGAGCTGGTCGGCGCCGACCGCTACGCCATGCACATGGACTGGTCCGGCGTCCCGCACCGGCACGTGGTGACGGCGATCGAACTTCTCGGCACCGAGGTGCTCCCCCTGGTCGGCAAGTCCTAG
- a CDS encoding MarR family winged helix-turn-helix transcriptional regulator translates to MEWLDEREAAMWRSYLALHRELLGALERRLERDSGLSNADYALLVPLSEAPDGLVRARDLAASAGWERSRLSHQVARMEKRGLVVREVCAEDARGSMVRLTPAGRAAIESAAPGHVTAVRGLLFDALSEDEVETLGRVFTRVLDRLADQG, encoded by the coding sequence ATGGAGTGGTTGGACGAGCGCGAGGCGGCGATGTGGCGGTCGTACCTGGCCCTGCACCGGGAACTGCTGGGTGCGCTGGAGCGGCGGCTCGAACGCGACTCGGGACTGTCCAACGCGGACTACGCCCTACTCGTGCCGCTGTCGGAGGCGCCCGACGGCCTGGTGCGCGCGCGTGACCTCGCCGCGTCGGCGGGCTGGGAGCGCAGTCGGCTGTCGCACCAGGTGGCGCGGATGGAGAAGCGCGGTCTGGTCGTGCGCGAGGTGTGCGCGGAGGACGCCCGCGGTTCGATGGTGCGGCTCACCCCGGCCGGTCGGGCGGCGATCGAGAGCGCGGCGCCCGGACACGTCACGGCCGTGCGCGGACTGCTGTTCGACGCGTTGAGCGAGGACGAGGTGGAGACGTTGGGCCGGGTCTTCACCCGCGTTCTCGACCGATTGGCCGACCAGGGCTGA
- a CDS encoding DUF3995 domain-containing protein — translation MEIVAVVVAVALALIGLLHVVWIFSPWPLPDRASFAELVTDRPVAQAPPWPLTLLVAVLLGLAGYLVVGRAGVVAVPGPAWLTTVGAGGVAAVLLLRGVGGFVHWARSTTAFARLNRRWYSPLCVVLGTGAGVVALVGS, via the coding sequence ATGGAGATCGTCGCGGTGGTCGTCGCGGTCGCGCTGGCGCTGATCGGCCTGTTGCACGTGGTGTGGATCTTCTCGCCGTGGCCGTTGCCGGACCGGGCGTCGTTCGCGGAACTGGTGACCGACCGCCCGGTGGCGCAGGCACCGCCGTGGCCGTTGACGCTGCTGGTCGCGGTGCTGCTCGGGCTTGCCGGCTACCTGGTCGTCGGGCGTGCCGGGGTGGTGGCGGTGCCCGGACCGGCGTGGCTGACGACGGTGGGCGCGGGCGGGGTCGCGGCAGTGCTGCTGCTGCGCGGCGTCGGCGGGTTCGTGCACTGGGCGCGGTCGACGACGGCGTTCGCCCGGCTGAACCGGCGCTGGTACTCGCCGCTGTGCGTGGTGCTGGGCACGGGGGCCGGTGTCGTCGCGCTGGTCGGCTCGTGA
- a CDS encoding AAA family ATPase, whose protein sequence is MSDWSVLLVGGASGSGKSTLARPVAAARGAVLVEVDDLVLATQAVTTPDSHPDLHHWRRHDADRLGPEGVADGLITVARALAPAVDAVIADRLDAGVPLVLEGDYLLPEHCARWVERDRRVRAVFVREPDADRVRRNYLGREPESGDQVRRAECSAYYGDLLAAEAEKHGLPVFAARPWHDAAERLAALL, encoded by the coding sequence GTGAGCGACTGGTCGGTGCTGCTGGTCGGCGGCGCGTCGGGCAGCGGCAAGAGCACGCTCGCCCGACCCGTCGCCGCCGCGCGCGGTGCCGTGCTGGTCGAGGTGGACGACCTGGTGCTCGCCACGCAGGCGGTCACCACGCCGGACTCGCACCCGGACCTGCACCACTGGCGACGGCACGACGCCGACCGGCTGGGCCCGGAAGGGGTGGCGGACGGTCTGATCACCGTGGCCCGTGCGCTGGCGCCGGCGGTCGACGCGGTGATCGCGGACCGCCTCGACGCCGGTGTGCCCCTGGTGCTTGAGGGTGACTACCTGCTGCCCGAGCACTGTGCGCGATGGGTCGAGCGGGACCGGCGGGTGCGTGCCGTGTTCGTGCGCGAGCCCGATGCGGACCGCGTGCGACGCAACTACCTCGGCCGCGAGCCGGAGTCCGGGGACCAGGTCCGGCGGGCCGAGTGCAGCGCGTACTACGGCGACCTGCTCGCGGCGGAAGCGGAGAAGCACGGGCTGCCGGTGTTCGCGGCACGCCCATGGCATGACGCGGCCGAACGGTTGGCGGCACTGCTGTAG
- a CDS encoding PIG-L family deacetylase: MRAFGILAAVVAITLGTTPPARAVPGDLYLQVVAHEDDDLLFMNPDIDQTIRTGTDTVTVFVTAGQITGAGDTDEIRARNRQRGIQDAYARMAGVPDLDPNAQEEWTGDLLAVAGRQAERYVLTERPEVALLFLNLRDGRLGAVRDSGVTDTTVIPAGGLVTRSFSYDRAGVTAALADVLRLYRPSLVRAQDPLPDARYQPDHGDHVAAARFTDDAVRAWGGRPVQVNYRDYNNVDVPGNLSPGTLDRKSSVFDNYLRYDGNTGLRALLVGMNVRWPRGTGWAGRDADGRARLFVVRAGVAVTYTQNAAGGWDGAVALPAAGGPLAPSIVVGRNADGRSEIVARRLSDHHLLGLHQTTPNGGWAGAWTDLGNPNTSGADQVGQPVLAANTDGRLQLFVKNGGGGVSTRFQTTPNGPWGDWVDLFGTDVQDGLAAITGPQGRIELFAATRQKILHWFQASPNGSFARNDNLPSAVPAGPPTAALSQDGRIEVLYRGAGTEHVVASVQREVNGGWYSTPVVLGGHGGVGSVATVTGPGGRIVAVERNAGTGVSLTTQRGPNAGYGEWVDLGGVVADVPALTLDARGAVVVASIGTDGALYVRTQGEPTPDSPFGPWVRL, translated from the coding sequence GTGCGCGCATTCGGGATTCTGGCCGCGGTCGTGGCGATCACTCTGGGGACGACGCCGCCCGCGCGGGCCGTGCCGGGGGACCTGTACCTCCAGGTCGTCGCGCACGAGGACGACGACCTGCTGTTCATGAACCCCGACATCGACCAGACGATCCGCACCGGCACGGACACCGTGACCGTGTTCGTCACCGCGGGCCAGATCACCGGTGCCGGCGACACCGACGAGATCCGCGCCCGCAACCGGCAGCGCGGCATCCAGGACGCCTACGCGCGGATGGCGGGCGTGCCCGACCTCGACCCGAACGCCCAGGAGGAGTGGACCGGGGACCTGCTCGCGGTCGCCGGGCGGCAGGCCGAGCGCTACGTGCTGACCGAGCGTCCCGAGGTGGCGTTGCTCTTCCTCAACCTGCGCGACGGCCGCCTGGGCGCGGTCCGCGACAGCGGCGTCACCGACACCACGGTGATCCCGGCCGGCGGTCTGGTGACCAGGTCGTTCTCCTACGACCGGGCCGGGGTGACCGCCGCGCTGGCCGACGTGCTGAGGCTTTACCGGCCGTCGCTCGTGCGCGCGCAGGACCCGTTGCCCGATGCCCGGTACCAGCCCGACCACGGCGACCACGTGGCCGCTGCCCGGTTCACCGACGACGCGGTGCGCGCCTGGGGCGGGCGTCCGGTGCAGGTGAACTACCGCGACTACAACAACGTCGACGTGCCCGGCAACCTGTCGCCGGGCACGCTCGACCGCAAGAGTTCGGTCTTCGACAACTACCTGCGCTACGACGGCAACACCGGGCTGCGGGCACTGCTGGTCGGCATGAACGTGCGGTGGCCGCGCGGCACCGGCTGGGCCGGGCGCGACGCCGACGGGCGGGCGCGGTTGTTCGTGGTGCGCGCAGGAGTGGCGGTCACCTACACGCAGAACGCGGCGGGCGGCTGGGACGGCGCGGTGGCGTTGCCGGCCGCCGGCGGTCCGCTCGCACCGTCGATCGTGGTCGGTCGCAACGCCGACGGCCGGTCGGAGATCGTGGCCCGGCGCCTGTCGGACCACCACCTGCTCGGCCTGCACCAGACCACGCCGAACGGGGGTTGGGCCGGCGCGTGGACGGACCTGGGCAACCCCAACACCTCCGGCGCGGACCAGGTCGGTCAGCCGGTCCTCGCCGCCAACACCGACGGCCGCCTCCAGTTGTTCGTGAAGAATGGTGGTGGCGGAGTCAGCACCAGGTTCCAGACCACGCCGAACGGGCCGTGGGGCGATTGGGTGGACCTGTTCGGCACGGACGTGCAGGACGGGCTCGCCGCGATCACCGGTCCGCAGGGCCGCATCGAGCTGTTCGCCGCCACCCGGCAGAAGATCCTGCACTGGTTCCAGGCCTCGCCCAACGGGTCCTTCGCGCGCAACGACAACCTGCCGTCGGCCGTGCCCGCCGGTCCGCCGACGGCCGCGCTGTCCCAGGACGGCCGGATCGAGGTGCTCTACCGGGGCGCGGGCACCGAGCACGTGGTCGCCTCCGTGCAGCGCGAGGTGAACGGCGGCTGGTACTCGACGCCGGTCGTGCTCGGTGGCCACGGCGGCGTCGGGTCGGTCGCGACGGTGACCGGGCCGGGCGGGCGGATCGTCGCCGTGGAGCGCAACGCGGGCACGGGCGTGAGCCTCACGACCCAGCGCGGGCCGAACGCCGGGTACGGGGAGTGGGTCGACCTCGGCGGCGTGGTCGCGGACGTGCCGGCCCTGACGTTGGACGCGCGGGGCGCGGTGGTGGTCGCCTCGATCGGGACCGACGGTGCGCTCTACGTGCGTACCCAGGGCGAGCCGACGCCGGACAGCCCGTTCGGGCCGTGGGTCCGCTTGTAG
- a CDS encoding acyl-CoA-like ligand-binding transcription factor → MTGRRDRKKRRTRADLVRAAVSLVEERGFDRVTVEDISAAAGVSARTFFNYFTGKEEAVVGPDPEAGPRIRAHVLAQPDDVPTLQAVRSALLAEIADEGADERALLSVRMRIVQADPGLLARVFAGGRRTEEHLVTAIAERTGLAAGDAYPLLLAAAASAALRCAMTRWATTDRSLPDLLGEAVDLLAVGLTDPPGAHRRGTGGS, encoded by the coding sequence GTGACCGGGCGTCGTGACCGCAAGAAACGGCGGACACGGGCCGACCTCGTCCGGGCGGCCGTGTCGCTCGTCGAGGAACGCGGCTTCGACCGGGTCACGGTGGAGGACATCAGCGCGGCGGCGGGCGTGTCCGCGCGGACGTTCTTCAACTACTTCACCGGCAAGGAGGAGGCCGTCGTCGGCCCGGACCCGGAAGCGGGTCCGCGCATCCGGGCACACGTGCTCGCGCAACCCGACGACGTGCCCACCCTCCAGGCGGTCCGGTCGGCCCTGCTCGCCGAGATCGCGGACGAGGGTGCCGACGAACGGGCACTGCTGTCGGTGCGGATGCGCATCGTGCAGGCGGACCCCGGTCTGCTCGCCCGGGTCTTCGCGGGCGGCCGGCGGACCGAGGAACACCTCGTCACGGCGATCGCCGAGCGGACCGGCCTGGCCGCGGGCGACGCCTACCCGCTGCTGCTCGCGGCGGCGGCGAGTGCCGCGCTGCGGTGCGCGATGACGCGCTGGGCGACGACCGACCGGTCGTTGCCCGACCTGCTCGGCGAGGCGGTCGACCTGCTCGCGGTCGGCCTGACGGACCCGCCGGGCGCACACAGGAGAGGAACTGGGGGATCATGA
- a CDS encoding MDR family MFS transporter: MTEATGSRANREIGQAMTALMLGMFMAILASTIVSNALPRIIADLHGSQSVYTWVVTTELLAMTATVPLWGKLADLYSRKLLIQLSLGMFVAGSLIAGFSPNVEVLIASRVVQGLGAGGMTALATIVMAAMIPPREMGKYAGLFGAVFGVGTVAGPLIGGVLVDTSWLGWRWCFFIGVPFTLAAIVLLQRTLHLPVVRKEVKIDYLGAVLIVAGVSTLLVWSTLAGHQFAWWSAWTVVLVLAGLVLLGAAVFVESRAADPIVPLSIFRNRTVTLTTLASALVGVAMFGGTVFLSQYFQIGLGKTPTQAGLMSLPLIFGLLVSSTVAGQLITKWGRWKAFLVAGAVIMVGGMVLLATIDANTSVFVVSVHMAVLGVGVGMLMQNLVLAAQNDVPASDLGATTSTITFFRSLGGAIGVSALGAVLANRVTSLFAEKFPQAAGSGGTTEVPDLASLPEPVRAVVREVYATATAELFLIGTPIAVLAVVAVLFIKEKPLKTQSGDERLAEELAATH, from the coding sequence ATGACCGAGGCCACCGGCTCCCGGGCGAACCGGGAGATCGGCCAGGCGATGACGGCCCTGATGCTGGGCATGTTCATGGCCATCCTCGCGTCGACCATCGTGTCGAACGCGCTGCCGCGGATCATCGCGGACCTGCACGGCTCGCAGTCGGTCTACACGTGGGTCGTCACGACCGAACTGCTCGCCATGACCGCGACCGTGCCGCTGTGGGGCAAGCTCGCCGACCTCTACAGCCGCAAGCTGCTCATCCAGCTCTCGCTGGGCATGTTCGTGGCCGGTTCGCTGATCGCGGGCTTCTCGCCGAACGTCGAGGTGCTCATCGCCAGCCGGGTCGTGCAGGGCCTCGGTGCGGGCGGCATGACCGCGCTGGCCACGATCGTGATGGCGGCGATGATCCCGCCGCGCGAGATGGGCAAGTACGCGGGCCTGTTCGGCGCGGTGTTCGGCGTCGGCACGGTCGCCGGCCCGCTGATCGGCGGCGTGCTCGTGGACACCTCGTGGCTGGGGTGGCGCTGGTGCTTCTTCATCGGCGTGCCGTTCACGCTCGCCGCGATCGTGCTGCTCCAGCGCACGCTGCACCTGCCGGTCGTGCGCAAGGAGGTCAAGATCGACTACCTGGGCGCGGTGCTGATCGTGGCCGGCGTCTCGACGCTGCTGGTGTGGTCGACGCTGGCGGGCCACCAGTTCGCGTGGTGGTCGGCGTGGACGGTCGTGCTGGTGCTCGCGGGCCTGGTGCTGCTGGGCGCGGCGGTGTTCGTGGAGTCGCGCGCGGCCGACCCGATCGTGCCGCTGTCGATCTTCCGCAACCGCACGGTCACGCTCACCACCCTGGCCAGCGCGCTGGTCGGCGTGGCGATGTTCGGCGGCACGGTGTTCCTGTCCCAGTACTTCCAGATCGGCCTGGGCAAGACACCGACGCAGGCCGGTCTGATGAGCCTGCCGCTGATCTTCGGCCTGCTCGTGTCGTCGACCGTGGCGGGCCAGCTGATCACCAAGTGGGGCCGGTGGAAGGCGTTCCTGGTCGCCGGTGCGGTGATCATGGTCGGTGGCATGGTGCTGCTGGCCACGATCGACGCGAACACGAGCGTGTTCGTGGTGAGCGTGCACATGGCCGTGCTCGGTGTCGGCGTCGGCATGCTCATGCAGAACCTGGTGCTGGCGGCGCAGAACGACGTGCCGGCGAGCGACCTGGGGGCGACCACGTCCACGATCACGTTCTTCCGCAGCCTGGGCGGCGCGATCGGCGTGAGCGCGCTGGGCGCCGTGCTGGCCAACCGGGTCACGTCGCTGTTCGCGGAGAAGTTCCCGCAGGCGGCCGGTTCCGGCGGCACGACCGAGGTGCCCGACCTGGCGTCGCTGCCCGAGCCGGTGCGCGCGGTGGTGCGCGAGGTCTACGCGACCGCGACCGCCGAGCTGTTCCTGATCGGCACGCCGATCGCGGTGCTGGCCGTCGTCGCGGTGCTGTTCATCAAGGAGAAGCCGCTCAAGACGCAGAGCGGCGACGAGCGGTTGGCCGAGGAACTGGCGGCCACCCACTGA
- a CDS encoding 2'-5' RNA ligase family protein, with product MTGLEPMRDHWWWRPGWCVGRSFYTWHVTFADQPGAGRLVADYAPVLAGLPQLDPVPARWLHLTLQGVGFTDETDRAEVDRVVEAARGRCAGLEPFTVTIGSAHVDPETIQMPVRPLEPLAALRRAIRAAIGDVRGPENVPEPEAGFRAHVSLGYCNTAGPAEPIAEALEVHSRHSAEVVVSSVSSIDFNRDRKAYEWTDVATVRLGG from the coding sequence GTGACCGGGTTGGAGCCGATGCGGGACCACTGGTGGTGGCGGCCGGGCTGGTGTGTCGGACGGTCGTTCTACACGTGGCACGTGACGTTCGCCGACCAACCCGGCGCGGGGCGACTCGTCGCCGACTACGCGCCCGTGCTCGCGGGGCTGCCGCAGCTCGACCCGGTTCCCGCACGGTGGCTGCACCTGACCTTGCAGGGCGTCGGCTTCACCGACGAGACCGACCGCGCGGAGGTGGACCGGGTCGTGGAGGCCGCCCGCGGGCGCTGTGCCGGACTGGAGCCGTTCACCGTCACCATCGGCTCGGCCCACGTCGATCCGGAGACGATCCAGATGCCCGTCCGTCCGCTGGAACCGTTGGCGGCGCTGCGGCGGGCGATCCGCGCGGCGATCGGCGACGTACGCGGACCGGAGAACGTGCCGGAACCCGAAGCCGGGTTCCGCGCCCACGTCAGCCTGGGCTACTGCAACACCGCCGGACCGGCCGAACCGATCGCCGAGGCGCTGGAAGTCCACAGTAGACACTCGGCGGAAGTGGTCGTTTCCTCCGTGTCGTCGATCGACTTCAACCGGGATCGCAAAGCCTACGAGTGGACCGACGTGGCGACCGTCCGACTGGGCGGGTGA
- the cutA gene encoding divalent-cation tolerance protein CutA, with protein sequence MTEFVQVTTAAGSREAAFVLARSAVGARLAAGAQVVGPVGSVFWHLGELGEGEEWAVVLKTTTDRFPGLRDHLVANHPWTNPEVTATAVVDGTPEYFEWLRRTVAPDA encoded by the coding sequence GTGACGGAGTTTGTGCAGGTGACCACCGCTGCGGGTAGTCGGGAGGCGGCTTTCGTGCTCGCCCGGTCCGCTGTCGGGGCACGGTTGGCCGCCGGGGCGCAGGTGGTCGGGCCGGTGGGGTCGGTGTTCTGGCATCTGGGCGAACTCGGTGAGGGCGAGGAGTGGGCGGTCGTGCTGAAGACGACCACCGATCGCTTCCCGGGGCTGCGTGATCACCTGGTCGCGAATCATCCGTGGACGAATCCGGAGGTGACCGCGACCGCGGTGGTGGACGGCACGCCGGAGTACTTCGAGTGGTTGCGGCGGACGGTCGCCCCGGACGCCTAG
- a CDS encoding acyl-CoA-like ligand-binding transcription factor: MVREVGLRERKKRATRAALAESALRLCVENGFDAVTAERIAGAAGVSLRTFFNYFPSKEEAVVAAEVARAEAIVREFAGRPAHEPVLVALRNTLHRLLAGRLDRDDAARLRALRATPALLPYQTAAYAAKERQLAEAVARRVGADPDADLYPTLFAAAVMATLRVVVGRWLDSPTTPLSELVDALVHRLGSGFGDHVQASRTAAVPAQASQVTGSECTP; encoded by the coding sequence ATGGTGCGTGAAGTGGGCTTGCGCGAACGCAAGAAGCGGGCCACCCGGGCGGCGCTGGCCGAGTCCGCGCTGCGGTTGTGCGTCGAGAACGGCTTCGACGCGGTGACCGCGGAACGGATCGCCGGTGCCGCCGGGGTGTCCCTGCGGACGTTCTTCAACTACTTCCCGTCCAAGGAGGAGGCGGTCGTCGCCGCCGAGGTCGCGCGCGCCGAGGCGATCGTCCGCGAGTTCGCGGGACGTCCCGCGCACGAGCCCGTGCTCGTGGCACTGCGCAACACGCTCCACCGCCTGCTCGCCGGCCGCCTCGACCGCGACGATGCCGCCCGGCTGCGGGCGTTGCGCGCCACGCCCGCCCTGCTGCCGTACCAGACCGCCGCCTACGCGGCCAAGGAACGGCAGTTGGCCGAGGCCGTCGCCCGGCGGGTCGGCGCCGATCCCGACGCCGACCTCTACCCGACGCTGTTCGCCGCCGCCGTCATGGCCACCCTGCGGGTGGTCGTGGGCCGGTGGCTCGATTCGCCGACGACCCCGTTGTCCGAGCTGGTCGACGCGCTCGTCCACCGGCTCGGCAGCGGGTTCGGCGACCACGTCCAGGCGTCCCGGACCGCCGCGGTCCCGGCTCAGGCGTCCCAGGTGACCGGGAGCGAGTGCACGCCGTAG